In Leucobacter sp. CX169, a single genomic region encodes these proteins:
- a CDS encoding prenyltransferase, with the protein MTYLWLALLFVVAAGISGILLVRVRGTRESTRTHWAIAGVTFLVLAVLTAVFDSVMIGMELFDFGSAHILGVRIGLAPIEDFSYPLVCVLLLPALWLALTRVREARGREARVPTQRQGLISQALLASRPVSWINTAFPFAAAYLLTTREIDWVLIVGTVYFLIPYNLAMYGINDVFDYASDLQNPRKGGLEGALLAPRLHRPLLWLVAATNLPFLIVLAAAGGPVVWVSLAFSTFTVIAYSAPGLRFKERPIIDSITSSTHFVNPAIVGLALAGVEVTPGLVIVLAAFFLWGMAAHAFGAVQDIVPDRDAGIASIATVFGARRTVRLSVALWSVAGLAMLATAWPGPLVSLVAIPYLLNSLPWWNVTESTAADTNRSWRRFIWLNYGSGFLVTLALILLWMQGP; encoded by the coding sequence GTGACCTATCTCTGGCTCGCGCTGCTCTTCGTCGTCGCGGCAGGGATCTCGGGAATACTGCTCGTTCGTGTCCGTGGGACGCGGGAGTCAACTCGCACGCACTGGGCCATCGCAGGGGTGACGTTTCTTGTGCTGGCGGTCCTCACCGCGGTGTTCGACTCGGTAATGATTGGCATGGAGCTGTTCGACTTCGGCTCAGCGCACATCCTGGGAGTGCGCATCGGGCTCGCGCCTATTGAAGATTTTTCTTACCCGCTGGTCTGTGTGCTCTTGCTTCCCGCCCTGTGGCTCGCGCTCACGCGGGTGCGTGAAGCTCGGGGGCGTGAAGCGCGCGTTCCCACCCAGCGCCAAGGGCTGATATCCCAGGCCCTGCTGGCCTCGAGACCGGTGAGTTGGATCAACACGGCGTTCCCGTTCGCGGCGGCCTATCTCCTCACCACGCGTGAGATCGACTGGGTGCTCATCGTCGGCACGGTCTACTTCCTTATCCCATACAACCTCGCGATGTATGGCATCAATGATGTGTTTGACTACGCATCGGATCTGCAGAACCCGCGCAAGGGAGGTCTCGAAGGCGCGCTCCTCGCACCTCGGCTGCATCGTCCCTTGCTCTGGCTCGTTGCAGCGACGAATCTGCCGTTCCTGATTGTGTTGGCCGCCGCCGGCGGACCAGTCGTCTGGGTCAGTCTCGCCTTCAGCACCTTCACGGTGATCGCCTATTCTGCGCCAGGGCTCCGCTTCAAGGAACGCCCCATCATTGATTCGATCACCTCGAGCACCCACTTCGTCAACCCCGCCATCGTCGGGCTGGCCCTTGCCGGCGTGGAGGTCACGCCGGGGCTCGTGATCGTCCTAGCGGCGTTCTTCCTGTGGGGTATGGCCGCGCACGCCTTCGGTGCGGTGCAAGATATCGTTCCGGATCGGGACGCCGGCATCGCGTCCATCGCCACGGTCTTCGGGGCACGGCGCACCGTCCGGCTGTCCGTTGCCCTCTGGTCCGTGGCGGGGCTCGCGATGCTCGCGACTGCCTGGCCGGGCCCCCTCGTATCGCTGGTGGCCATCCCGTACCTCCTGAACAGCCTGCCGTGGTGGAACGTCACGGAGAGCACCGCTGCGGACACCAATCGTTCCTGGCGGCGCTTCATTTGGTTGAACTACGGTTCCGGGTTCTTGGTGACCCTCGCGCTGATCCTGCTGTGGATGCAAGGGCCCTAA
- a CDS encoding SDR family oxidoreductase — protein MKSVLVTGATGYIGGRLVPRLLDAGYKVTVLVRSPQKLLDVPWAERVTIVAGDLLDPDTVAEACAGKDVVYYLVHSMGTKGDFAVAEGRAARNVATAAAQLGVGRIVYLGGLYPRGHRLSQHLASRKQVGEILLASGVPTVALQAGVVIGSGSTSFEMIRHLTDVLPYMPAPKWVRNFIQPIAVRDVLYYLVAAAELPPEVSRAFDIGGPDVLRYGQMMNGYALEAGLRQRPIAALPVLTPWLASQWVNLVTPIPRRLAIPIIASLQHDCVMTEHDIDEFIPPPEGGLTGYRQAVRLALAKLDAGAVETTWQNSSVGDAPSDPLPSDPEWAGRTVFTDSRERRTDATPEKLWNVVEGIGGANGWYSFPLAWALRGWADKLVGGVGLRRGRRHPQRLQTGEVLDFWRVERLERGRLLLLRAEMRLPGLAWLQMEVLPDGNGSLYRQRAIFFPRGLAGRLYWFSILPFHGIIFSGMVNRITSTAMQADPQHD, from the coding sequence GTGAAGAGTGTTCTGGTCACTGGGGCAACCGGGTACATCGGTGGACGACTCGTCCCTCGGCTGCTGGACGCCGGGTACAAGGTCACGGTACTGGTGCGATCGCCTCAGAAACTCTTGGACGTGCCGTGGGCAGAGCGAGTGACGATCGTCGCAGGCGACCTGCTCGACCCAGACACGGTGGCTGAAGCCTGCGCGGGCAAGGACGTGGTTTACTATCTCGTCCATTCAATGGGCACCAAGGGCGACTTTGCAGTGGCTGAGGGCCGTGCTGCTCGGAACGTCGCGACGGCTGCGGCACAGCTTGGGGTGGGGCGAATTGTCTATCTCGGGGGGCTCTACCCCCGAGGGCATCGTCTGTCACAACACCTGGCCTCGCGCAAACAGGTGGGAGAGATCCTGCTTGCCTCTGGCGTCCCCACGGTTGCGCTGCAGGCCGGTGTGGTGATCGGCTCCGGGTCGACATCATTCGAGATGATCCGGCACCTGACTGACGTGTTGCCATACATGCCGGCGCCGAAGTGGGTGCGCAACTTCATCCAACCGATCGCGGTACGCGACGTCTTGTACTACCTCGTTGCGGCCGCAGAGCTTCCTCCTGAAGTCAGCCGTGCGTTCGATATCGGGGGACCGGATGTGCTGCGCTACGGCCAGATGATGAACGGGTACGCGCTTGAAGCGGGACTGCGTCAGCGGCCGATCGCAGCACTACCGGTACTGACCCCCTGGCTCGCCTCGCAGTGGGTCAACCTGGTCACTCCGATTCCGCGCAGACTGGCCATTCCGATCATCGCCTCGTTGCAACACGACTGCGTCATGACCGAGCACGACATTGACGAGTTCATTCCGCCGCCCGAGGGTGGCCTGACCGGCTACCGCCAAGCGGTCCGACTTGCGCTCGCGAAGCTGGATGCCGGTGCCGTCGAGACCACTTGGCAGAACTCATCAGTGGGCGATGCGCCCAGTGACCCGCTGCCCAGCGATCCGGAATGGGCCGGACGCACGGTCTTCACCGATTCCCGCGAGCGCAGGACGGACGCGACTCCCGAGAAGCTCTGGAACGTCGTCGAAGGGATCGGCGGAGCAAACGGCTGGTATTCCTTCCCGTTGGCATGGGCGCTTCGGGGGTGGGCGGACAAATTGGTCGGAGGGGTGGGACTTCGCCGTGGCCGCCGCCACCCGCAACGATTGCAGACTGGCGAAGTGCTCGACTTTTGGAGGGTGGAGCGTCTGGAACGCGGACGCCTACTGCTGCTCCGTGCCGAGATGCGGCTCCCCGGTCTCGCCTGGCTCCAGATGGAAGTGCTTCCCGACGGCAATGGCTCACTGTACCGACAACGCGCGATCTTCTTTCCCCGAGGACTCGCTGGGCGACTGTACTGGTTTTCGATCCTGCCATTTCACGGGATCATTTTCAGCGGCATGGTGAACCGGATCACCTCCACCGCGATGCAGGCTGATCCGCAACACGACTGA
- a CDS encoding glycosyltransferase, which translates to MTLLIISPDYASHLYPLAALGSSWLEAGERVVVATGPATASIVRSFGYEHVSLQLSRGSNPGIIRAEEQPDGEDDALRGFFAATREGMIQTLSFQAEARLNDLMWEPVATARAVQAIVEDLNPTTIMVDHLAYSARLALVAAGIDYVDVVLGHPTALPMTAAGEVYGLPPAWPSAFSPSEQQVTELRELCEQVSQSFTSEWNTALAELAPNRAPSPNAFAEHGDPLVFNYPAELMPPDRLAHLPAHQFIGASVRAETPEPHIEEWLSATDEPFVYVSFGSFLSVRGDVLGKVAEALRVANVRAAIAYGSADIADLGDVPDHWLVGEFLPQVTLLGAAALGVTHGGNNSVTEALTFGVPLVVLPFSTDQFAGAEALERIGFGAALAPNEATVAEIKIAIDSMLNLPEDARRALHDLGATLRAREGHHALAGRVRPLNPIAEGTTQ; encoded by the coding sequence CCACCGCTTCGATTGTCCGCTCCTTCGGTTACGAACATGTCAGTCTCCAGCTGAGCCGGGGCTCAAACCCGGGGATCATTCGCGCCGAGGAGCAACCAGACGGCGAAGATGATGCGCTTCGAGGCTTCTTCGCTGCAACCCGCGAGGGCATGATCCAGACGCTGTCGTTCCAGGCGGAGGCCCGTTTGAACGACCTCATGTGGGAGCCGGTCGCCACAGCCCGGGCAGTCCAAGCGATCGTCGAAGACCTGAATCCGACGACGATTATGGTCGATCATCTGGCCTATAGCGCGCGACTCGCGCTCGTAGCCGCAGGGATTGATTATGTCGATGTCGTGCTGGGCCACCCGACCGCATTGCCGATGACAGCCGCCGGCGAGGTGTACGGGCTGCCCCCTGCTTGGCCCTCCGCGTTCTCACCCAGCGAGCAGCAAGTCACCGAATTGCGTGAACTCTGTGAACAAGTGAGCCAGTCGTTTACCTCCGAATGGAACACTGCCTTGGCAGAATTGGCGCCGAACCGCGCGCCCTCTCCGAACGCGTTTGCCGAGCACGGAGATCCCCTCGTCTTCAACTACCCGGCGGAACTCATGCCGCCAGATCGTTTGGCGCACCTTCCGGCGCACCAGTTCATTGGTGCGTCCGTGCGTGCAGAGACGCCAGAACCTCACATCGAAGAATGGCTGTCCGCCACTGACGAGCCCTTTGTCTACGTCAGTTTTGGCAGCTTTTTGTCGGTTCGCGGCGATGTCCTCGGTAAGGTCGCCGAGGCGCTGCGGGTGGCGAACGTTCGTGCCGCTATTGCGTATGGATCCGCAGACATCGCGGATCTCGGAGATGTCCCCGATCATTGGTTGGTGGGGGAGTTCCTCCCGCAAGTCACGCTGCTGGGGGCAGCGGCGTTGGGGGTGACGCATGGCGGCAATAACAGCGTGACGGAGGCCCTCACTTTCGGCGTACCTCTCGTCGTCTTGCCTTTTTCTACAGATCAGTTTGCCGGTGCAGAAGCCCTCGAACGCATCGGGTTCGGGGCCGCATTGGCGCCCAATGAAGCCACAGTCGCCGAGATCAAAATCGCCATTGATTCCATGCTGAACCTTCCCGAAGACGCCCGCCGTGCCCTGCATGACCTGGGAGCGACCTTGCGTGCGCGCGAGGGCCATCACGCCCTCGCCGGACGGGTTCGGCCTCTGAACCCCATCGCAGAAGGGACAACGCAGTGA
- a CDS encoding lycopene cyclase domain-containing protein yields the protein MGYIYLLSLLGGIACMLLLDFRYRLFFWHDARSATIVTLVGLVVMLAWDLAGIGLGIFLRGEGEIATGLLIAPELPIEEPFFLLFLVLCTMIIYTGLRRIHERRAERHAS from the coding sequence ATGGGATACATCTATCTCCTATCCCTCCTCGGGGGGATCGCCTGCATGCTCCTGCTCGACTTTCGCTACCGCCTGTTCTTCTGGCACGACGCCCGGTCGGCAACAATTGTGACGCTCGTGGGTCTCGTGGTGATGCTCGCATGGGACCTCGCGGGAATCGGTTTGGGGATCTTTCTTCGCGGCGAGGGAGAGATCGCGACCGGGCTGCTCATCGCGCCAGAGCTTCCCATTGAAGAACCCTTCTTCCTCCTCTTCCTCGTGCTCTGCACCATGATTATCTACACCGGACTTCGACGGATTCATGAGCGCCGAGCAGAGAGGCACGCGTCGTGA